The Chionomys nivalis chromosome 10, mChiNiv1.1, whole genome shotgun sequence genome segment GGTGCCACTCTGATGACCTCACCTAACCAAAATGTCCCAAAGACTCTGCCTCAGAATAACATCACACTGAGGGACAGAGTCCCAGTATCTGAATGTAGATCTGGAGGATCCAAAAACTTAGTTCACAACAGCGAGGAACTTGTAGATTTTGGTTCACAGCGAAAAGAGAGGGTTGTCACTGTTTCCTAAATACTAGTATATCCACTTATCAACAGGATGCGGAGCATTTAGGACATTTTGCAAATCCATACACTGGTGTTACTTCTCTGAGGCAGGTTTTCTAATGAAAACCACAAGGGCTCCAGTTCTTATCTGGCCTTCATTTACCGTGGCGAACTGGGTGGGGACAGGGTTTGAGGAGAGACTGCCTCTAAATACAAGGAGCACTTCTGAACTTTCTAAGATCCAGCACACTGGGATGTGTGTGGAGGCAGATTACTGTAGCATCTTCAACTCACAAGATGGAGTAGGCAACACTGTAATTCTTTATTTGAGTTCCTTGCTTACTGCTTTGTCATCAGCCCAAATACTTAACAAGGAAACACTGGTCAAATACAGCACCAGAGACTTCCTTTCTCACCCTAGCAACATGTCAGCCTCAGGCACcagacaaaaacacacaaaactatGTGTGGGGTCCACGTCGATGACAGCAGAGGGCTTTAAGCCTAGTGTGTAATGGAGTCCTGTTCCAAGATTCGTATTAAGATTCACTTCTAGTTCCGGTACATTTCATTAGTCGCAGGTATGTTCCCTGGTGTCTTAACTTCGTGTCTTTGAGAAGAAGCTGGGGGCCGGCTCACGAGCATTTGACAAAGTGCTTCGCACAGCTAGATGTGAATTGCGCTTGCCTAAAAGCTCACGCTGAAACCACGAGCAGGGTTGACCCACATGCTGCCGGCTTTTCCTTCACCCAGACAACCTTGTGAGACCTCTAGGAGCGAGAAGCGCGCCAAGAACGAGGGATGGAAGGCGCCACCCTAGAAGACTGCTCTGCCCCAGCACCCAATTAGAGagacaacaaataaaaatggaagctCCTGCTCGGTGGGAACCCAGGCCTTGCGTTCAGACCGGAGGCCCCAGCCAGCTAGGTGAGCAAAGAAGTAGGGTGAAGGGAATGTTCCTCAAGTCAGCTTCATTCAAACCCAGAGGACAGCAGACCCCGCCTCCCTTCGCCACCGCCTGCTCAATCGCCGCGCGCTCCGGGTGTGAGCTCGCCCCTCGGGGAGCGGCTTTCAGCCGAAGAGGCGGTGGCAGAGGCGGTCCGGGCAGCCCCGTTCGGCCCATAGGCCCAGGCAAACAACACCCATTttctcctccccagctctgggttcaactcccacTCGGCCCCGGCCACGCCCTGCTGCCACCGCCCCCTCGGGCAGCTCTAGGCTCTGCAGCCAGGCCGCGCTCGGGGGCGGGAGGAAGGTGGTGCCCCGCTAGGGGTTCCGACAGAAACTACAAGACCCGAAAGCCTTTGCGCCAGAGGCCCGCCCGCCTCCGCCCACGACTGAGGCGCGTCAGCGGCATCACCCAATGAAAGCCGAGCCAGGGAAAAAGGGCGCCCGGGTCCGGATGCGCCTTAGGAAAGCCATGCTCACGCCGCGGGGGCAGCGGGCGGCCCGGCTAGCGCGCGGGGCCGCAAGGAGCCCGCGCTTCGCCGCGCCCGCTCCGCTCTCCTCCCGCGAGCCTAGTCCCATGTCTTTCTTCCGCGGCCCCTCGCGCGCTGCTGTCGTGCGCTTTTGAGTGGAGGGCGCCGGGAACTGAGGAGGGGGCGGGATATCCTGAGACAACAAGTTTGGCTGTATGGAGGGCCCGCCGCTGGCACGGCGCCGCTAGCTCGCCCAGGCCGCACGCGCCGCGGGCCCGCAGGCACACGCCGAGCCGCGGCCAGCACCGGCCGggcaaaggggaggagagggggcgGCCCCAGCGCCCCGGCCCCGGCAGGTCGGCGGCCAATCCGCTGGGGGAAGGGGTGGAGAGTCGGCGGCGCCGGCGGAGGCAGGCCGAGGGGGGTGGGGATCGCCGCGCTCGCGCCGCCCTGGCTCCGCCCCCGGCCCGCGCCGCCGCCCGCGCCGCACGCCGCCGCTGTCAATCAAGGGCGAGTCAGCCGGGCTCGGGCGGAGAGAGGAGCTGCTACGCCACAGCCCAGCGGCGGCCATTCGCGGAAAAAGAGGCAGAGCCTGTGCCAGCTACAGCCTCCTCCGAGCCACCCCGGGCGGGCGGGACCGGCCTCTCCTCCCGcctcgcccccacccccacccacctctatccCAGTGTCTCTGTGAGGGTTTGTCCTGTTAATGCGGGATGAGCGGTACGTATTCTCCACCCCCCTCGGTCTCCTTCAccgcctccctctgtccctccctccccagaccCTGCTCGCTTCCCCCTCCCCCGGGGCCGCCGAGATgctggaagggggaggaggagagggcgGGAGGGAAccagggggagggaaggagggctgTGTTTTGTCTTAATGTCTAAGCTAGAACAACCTCCTTCTGGGTGTTGCTCTGGAGCCTATGGGTCGGGTTTCAAACCACGTTTTGTGAgagccccctcctcccttcccctccttctcccccaccccctgccggTGTGCACGGATCGCGGGTTTATGGAGATTAATgttgagaaggagggagggggaagtagGGAGGAGAACGAATAATAATAATCCTAATAACCTGTTGtcgtgtgtgttgggggggggttgttgcagatcagaagaaggaggaggaggaggaggcggcagCGACGATGGctacagaaggagggaaaacctCTGAGCCAgagaataacaataaaaaacccaaaacctcaGGCTCCCAGGTAAAAGcaaacgttaaaaaaaaaaaaaaattcagcaggAAGCTTTAGGGAACATAGGGAGTTATGCCCTCTAAATACCCAGAAGTaaagaacagaataaaaatgCTTAGCCACTCAAAGCATCTCTGAGTGAGAAACTTAAATTGTCAATTCATGAGTATTTCCCCTAGTTGAGGCTATAACGATGTTTAGAATTTCACCAGGAATTCAGACTGGTAGAAAACAGTGTCTATTTTCCCAAGGGCATTTTTGAGTTCAGAAGAATAACACTTTAAGAAAGTTTACCagaaatttcctttttaattcaaACTTTATGTAACAGGACTTGCATTCTTATTCATATAGCTTCTACCTGCTTTTGTTCATATTTCCCTTTTAATTCTGCTGCCTGTTGAGTACGTTCTGATACTTAGAGctctcaaaataaataacccCCCCACTACTGTCTTCCACTAAATCCGCCCACTTTTTCccccccctctcctttcccctcccatttTGGGTAGGACTCTCAGCCCTCTCCTCTGGCTTTACTGGCAGCTACTTGCAGCAAAATAGGGACTCCTGGTGAAAATCAAGCGACCGGACAGCAGCAGATTATTATAGACCCAAGCCAAGGACTGGTCCAACTTCAGAGCCAGCCGCAGCAGCTAGAACTGGTGACAACGCAGCTTGCTGGCAACGCTTGGCAACTTGTTGCCTCCACTCCTCCCACTTCAAAGGAAAATAACATTTCTCAAGCAGCTTCTAGTTCATCTAGTTCTTCCAGCAGTAATAACGGGAGTTCCTCTCCTACAAAAACTAAATCAGGTAATTCTTCTACCCCTAATCAATTTCAAGTCATACAAGTCCAGAATCCAAGTGGTAGTGTACAGTACCAAGTGATCCCCCAACTTCAGACGGTGGAAGGTCAGCAAATTCAAATCAATCCAACTAGTAGTTCATCTCTACAGGATTTGCAGGGTCAAATTCAACTCATTTCTGCAGGTAATAATCAAGCTATCCTCACTGCTGCTAACAGGACAGCCTCTGGTAATATTCTTGCTCAGAACCTGGCAAATCAGACAGTTCCAGTACAAATTAGACCTGGTGTTTCAATACCATTGCAGTTGCAGACCCTGCCTGGTACTCAGGCTCAAGTTGTAACAACCCTACCGATTAACATTGGAGGAGTGACTTTAGCTTTGCCCGTGATAAATAACGTGACTGCAGGAGGAGGGACTGGACAAGTTGGCCAGCCTACCACCACTACTGATAGTGGGACTTCCAATGGGAATCAGTTAGCTTCTacgcccaccaccaccactgcttcTGCCAGTACTATGCCTGAATCGCCCTCTTCCTCGACTGCTTGTACAACCACTGCATCCACATCTCTAACTAGCAGTGACACATTAGTGAGTTCAGCAGATACTGGCCAGTACGCAAGCACATCAGCCAGTAGTTCTGAACGCACCATTGAAGAATCGCAGACACCTGCTGCTACGGAGTCTGAAGCCCAGAGCTCCAGTCAGCTTCAGCCCAATGGGATACAAACTGCCCAGGATCAGTCCAGTTCTCTTCAGCAGGTGCAGATTGTGGGCCAGCCAATCCTGCAGCAGATCCAGATCCAGCAGCCTCAGCAGCAGATCATTCAAGCGATTCCGCCACAGTCATTTCAGCTGCAGTCAGGGCAGACCATTCAGACCATCCAGCAGCAGCCTTTGCAGAACGTTCAACTTCAAGCTGTCAACCCGACTCAGGTGCTTATCAGGGCTCCAACTTTAACACCTTCAGGGCAAATCAGCTGGCAAACTGTCCAGGTTCAGAATATTCAGAGTCTTTCAAATTTGCAAGTTCAGAATGCTGGGTTATCTCAGCAGCTGACCATCACCCCCGTGTCTTCAAGTGGTGGCACAACTCTTGCTCAGATTGCTCCTGTGGCTGTTGCTGGTGCCCCAATAACTCTGAACACTGCCCAGCTTGCGTCAGTGCCTAACCTTCAGACAGTGAGTGTTGCCAACCTGGGTGCTGCGGGCGTTCAAGTTCAGGGAGTTCCAGTAACAATCACTAGTGTTGCAGGTAAGCTACATCTTTTTACTCTCTTATCAGCAGGGCTTGGTGGCAGAGCTATTGCTCCAGGTTCACTTTTAGATTGATACACCTTGGAGGTACACATCTGGTGAGGAGTCAAAGCTGGACTATTACACCACAGCCATATATTGTTATAAGTGCGGTCTCTTTATTTCTGTAGCTTTTAGCACTCAGTTTTGTGTGTCAAATTTGTTTAATAATTTAAAGTATTTCATAAAGCATTATTTTCTGATTAGAGCCATAATTATAGAGATCATATTTGAGTACACTGAACTCTTTCGGAAGAGGAGCTCGGCTCTTCTTGATGGAAAGTTGGGTTAACTTGAATTCGGATATGGTTGTGAGTCTGTTGAAATGCTATTTCTGTGTAAGAAGGTTTTTAACTTGGCCTTCTCTTGTttcagcatttttgtttttgaagcattTTCCCTGTAGGATCTAGAGCAGTTTTAAACTAGCTACTGTTGCAGTTAGGATAGAAATTGAAGTTACAAATTGTTTCAGTAAGTTCTATCTCTTCTGCTCCACTCACGATTAGCTCAGGAGTGTGACTTGAATGGTACTTGATGTATAAAGTTTAAGGAAAAGTCTTATTACAAAGGTCCTTATTAAAAAGTCTTATTTAAAAGGTCCTTATTAAAAAGTCTTATTTAAAAGGTCCTTATTAAGCGTTTTGAATTATTTAAAGGTGTCATGTGGTTAGTGAGAAGCGAAGCTGTAGGTGGTAAAATGTCACTGACTCGAACAAATGATGGCCATCTTGTTTTTAAAGCAGCTGTAGAAACAGTTGCTATTTCTTACGCATAGAATTAGATACATCTAAAGTACTTCAAAACCTAGTTCTGGTAAGTAGTAGAATCTTTTTGGGGAGCTGTCTTAAGTGTACTAAAAGTCTTATTGTACTTAGACTTACTTGATTCTGAGTTGGTAGAAACTTGCTTTGATTTTAgtacttttgatttttcaaattttgttaaataaaaatttctgttCTGGTATTTTAAGATTGGATATGCTTGTCCTTTTTGAATGACCTTTTGCAAAATGAGGTACAGAAAAATTAAGATGGGTTCTTTTTCCACACAACTCAAGCCGATGAATACTTAAAAGTTATCCCTAGAGAGCCTACCCATTCAGGAGACCCTAATCACATTTTTATCTCTTGCCTCTGCAACACTGCCCAGTAGAACTTTGTGTGATGTTTGCACGCTGTGTCTGTCCTCTCCAGAGTTGTCCACTAGTTCTGCACAGTGGCGTGTAATACATGGTAAAAGTAGTACGACCGAGGAACTCAAGTCTAAGTTTTATTCAAGTAACCGCATTTAGCTAGTGACTCTTATCTCGAATATTGTGTGTATATTGTCAGTGTTTTCAGTGTGATTCTTCACCTAAAATTTTAGCACCCAAGTATTTAAGTGATGGTTCTGTTTCCAGTCCTTACTCTGTGTAGTTCCTGCTCATTCGAAAAACTAACTGGAGTGTTTGAGAACAGTGCCTGGGTTTGGTGTTTTGAATAATAGTTTGCATTGTCAAAgcagaagttattttatttacatttcaccTTGCCTGTTAAACATTAGTGAATTGTGGTTCATGGCACTGAGCAGTTTATCCAGTGGGCTAGAGAAATGACCAGTTCTTCTGCTCTCTAATTAATACTTTGCAATCCAGAAATTCTCTGTTACTGATGTGAAGGTAATCCGGTATTCTGACACCCCAACTCCTGGAATGGTGCATTATAAACAATGGAAGATAAAGCTTTTAGGGGTAAAATTTGGGGGCAGAGGTAGAATCAACAGTGAGTCAGAAGGCAGAACTGGGAGCAGGTGGTGCTAAACCAGTTAATACGAGCCCAATGTTTGGTTGACAGATAGCCATTTTAGTCGTACTACACACAATACCCCAACAAACACTCCTACTAGATGTAGTTATTCCTATGTTTTTTACTTAGAGTTTGCGTAGTTTAGGAGATCTGCTTAAGTGAAGTCTACACACGAAGACTTTTCTCTATGCTGAAACCcaacaatttaaaattttgttgatACTTTAAGAGATGGTTGTAGTATAAAGAGCAGAAGTAGACCAGATTTCCACAAGTTGAGTACAGTTAATTTAGGTTTAACTGTTGGCAGTTTTATCCTGTTACCTAGCAAACTGGACAGTATTCTTTGAAGGTTCGGAACATGGGAGCAATGTTCCAGAGTGGTTACAGTGAATCT includes the following:
- the Sp4 gene encoding transcription factor Sp4 is translated as MSDQKKEEEEEAAATMATEGGKTSEPENNNKKPKTSGSQDSQPSPLALLAATCSKIGTPGENQATGQQQIIIDPSQGLVQLQSQPQQLELVTTQLAGNAWQLVASTPPTSKENNISQAASSSSSSSSSNNGSSSPTKTKSGNSSTPNQFQVIQVQNPSGSVQYQVIPQLQTVEGQQIQINPTSSSSLQDLQGQIQLISAGNNQAILTAANRTASGNILAQNLANQTVPVQIRPGVSIPLQLQTLPGTQAQVVTTLPINIGGVTLALPVINNVTAGGGTGQVGQPTTTTDSGTSNGNQLASTPTTTTASASTMPESPSSSTACTTTASTSLTSSDTLVSSADTGQYASTSASSSERTIEESQTPAATESEAQSSSQLQPNGIQTAQDQSSSLQQVQIVGQPILQQIQIQQPQQQIIQAIPPQSFQLQSGQTIQTIQQQPLQNVQLQAVNPTQVLIRAPTLTPSGQISWQTVQVQNIQSLSNLQVQNAGLSQQLTITPVSSSGGTTLAQIAPVAVAGAPITLNTAQLASVPNLQTVSVANLGAAGVQVQGVPVTITSVAGQQQGQDGVKVQQATIAPVTVAVGGIANATIGAVSPDQLTQVHLQQGQSTSDAEVQPGKRLRRVACSCPNCREGEGRGSSEPGKKKQHVCHIEGCGKVYGKTSHLRAHLRWHTGERPFICNWMFCGKRFTRSDELQRHRRTHTGEKRFECPECSKRFMRSDHLSKHVKTHQNKKGGGTALAIVTSGELDSSVTEVLGSPRIVTVAAISQDSNPATPNVSTNMEEF